From Tiliqua scincoides isolate rTilSci1 chromosome 2, rTilSci1.hap2, whole genome shotgun sequence, the proteins below share one genomic window:
- the LOC136639179 gene encoding major histocompatibility complex class I-related gene protein-like has protein sequence MSEPGPGLPAFISAGYVDGQLIVHYDSDTKRAVPRAPWMEKVTREDPQYWEGSTQLAQHSEAGFGARLQALMERYNQSGGLHTWQSLSGCELSEGGRRTGFRKYAYDGRDFIAFDLKTLTWTAAVAAAQATKAEWDAKPDIAQYWKAYLEETCPEWLQKYLRYGAEALQRKEPPIVKVTRKDSQQGLETLLCRAHGFYPKEIDVTWRKDGKVGQEDTFHGVVSPNPDGTYYTGLSIAVDPKERSRYRCHVEHDGLQDPLDVAVKESVPVWLIAVGVILGVLGVLSVAGVIFYIRKVVPQLGDWDKLPAPKSQLLEPHSALLKFLRVSKGSPTQNTLQ, from the exons ATGTCGGAGCCCGGCCCGGGGCTGCCCGCGTTCATCAGCGCGGGCTACGTGGACGGGCAGCTCATCGTGCACTACGACAGCGACACGAAGCGGGCGGTGCCTCGGGCGCCCTGGATGGAGAAGGTGACCCGGGAGGACCCCCAGTACTGGGAGGGGAGCACGCAGCTCGCGCAGCACTCGGAGGCGGGCTTCGGAGCGAGGTTGCAGGCCTTGATGGAGCGCTACAACCAGAGCGGAG GACTGCACACTTGGCAGAGCCTGTCCGGCTGCGAGCTGAGCGAGGGCGGGCGGAGAACAGGATTCCGCAAGTACGCCTACGACGGGCGCGACTTCATCGCCTTCGACCTGAAGACGCTCACCTGGACGGCGGCCGTCGCAGCAGCCCAGGCCACCAAGGCGGAGTGGGACGCCAAGCCGGACATCGCCCAGTACTGGAAGgcctacctggaggagacctgccCCGAGTGGCTGCAGAAGTACCTGCGCTACGGGGCGGAGGCgctgcagaggaaag AGCCCCCCATAGTAAAGGTGACACGTAAGGACAGCCAGCAGGGCTTGGAGACCCTCCTCTGCCGGGCCCATGGCTTCTACCCCAAGGAGATCGATgtcacctggaggaaggatgggaaggTCGGGCAGGAGGACACGTTCCATGGGGTTGTCAGCCCCAACCCGGATGGAACTTACTACACCGGGCTGAGCATTGCGGTTGATCCCAAGGAGAGGAGCCGCTACCGGTGCCATGTGGAACATGATGGGCTGCAGGACCCTCTGGATGTGGCCGTGAAGGAGTCTG TGCCTGTTTGGCTCATTGCTGTGGGAGTCATCCTGGGGGTCCTGGGGGTCCTGAGTGTGGCTGGAGTCATCTTCTACATCA GGAAAGTGGTACCACAGCTGGGTGATTGGGACAAACTGCCTGCCCCCAAATCACAACTCCTGGAGCCTCACTCTGCATTGCTGAAATTTCTGAGAGTgtccaagggcagccccacacagaacaCTTTGCAGTAA